In one window of Mesoplodon densirostris isolate mMesDen1 chromosome 4, mMesDen1 primary haplotype, whole genome shotgun sequence DNA:
- the GSKIP gene encoding GSK3B-interacting protein isoform X2: METDCNPMELSSVSGFEEDAELNGFEGTDMKDMRLEAEAVVNDVLFAVNTMFVSKTLRCADDVAYINVETRERNRYCLELTEAGLRVVGYAFDQVDDHLQTPYHETVYSLLDTLSPAYREAFGNALLQRLEALKRDGQS; this comes from the exons ATGGAAACAGACTGTAATCCCATGGAGCTGAGCAGTGTGTCAGGATTTGAAGAAGATGCAGAACTTAATGGCTTTGAAGGAACTGATATGAAAGACATGAGACTGGAAGCTGAAGCAGTCGTAAACGATGTTCTCTTTGCTGTTAACACCATGTTTGTCTCAAAAACCCTGCGCTGTGCGGACGATGTGGCCTATATCAATGTGGAAACAAGAGAAAGGAATAGATACTGCCTGGAGCTCACTGAAGCTGGGCTCAGG GTGGTAGGTTATGCTTTCGACCAGGTGGATGATCATTTACAGACTCCCTACCATGAAACAGTCTACTCCTTGTTGGATACACTTAGTCCTGCCTACCGGGAAGCATTTGGAAATGCACTCCTTCAAAGACTGGAAGCTTTAAAAAGGGATGGACAGTCATGA
- the GSKIP gene encoding GSK3B-interacting protein isoform X1: MRGGRGACADFCRMETDCNPMELSSVSGFEEDAELNGFEGTDMKDMRLEAEAVVNDVLFAVNTMFVSKTLRCADDVAYINVETRERNRYCLELTEAGLRVVGYAFDQVDDHLQTPYHETVYSLLDTLSPAYREAFGNALLQRLEALKRDGQS; the protein is encoded by the exons ATGAGAGGAGGACGCGGGGCGTGCGCAG ACTTTTGCAGAATGGAAACAGACTGTAATCCCATGGAGCTGAGCAGTGTGTCAGGATTTGAAGAAGATGCAGAACTTAATGGCTTTGAAGGAACTGATATGAAAGACATGAGACTGGAAGCTGAAGCAGTCGTAAACGATGTTCTCTTTGCTGTTAACACCATGTTTGTCTCAAAAACCCTGCGCTGTGCGGACGATGTGGCCTATATCAATGTGGAAACAAGAGAAAGGAATAGATACTGCCTGGAGCTCACTGAAGCTGGGCTCAGG GTGGTAGGTTATGCTTTCGACCAGGTGGATGATCATTTACAGACTCCCTACCATGAAACAGTCTACTCCTTGTTGGATACACTTAGTCCTGCCTACCGGGAAGCATTTGGAAATGCACTCCTTCAAAGACTGGAAGCTTTAAAAAGGGATGGACAGTCATGA